A DNA window from Shumkonia mesophila contains the following coding sequences:
- a CDS encoding glycoside hydrolase family 130 protein produces MVIRPFRPSTEPRDLNTADKARTNHIVDRVLALGPQATAKQLADVIENFAGRHRNFLAICETRADEIEGALAPHAAFTQDQRRLLGAYLLHEYSFEASALFNPSIVAHPDQSGVAEGDLRFVLSLRAVGEGHISSLTFRSGVIQADGNVLVDMKARLAEIPKVTNRVLGPNGETVDLRFDGDEGLCERVIFPVTDAQSNGLEDARFVAFDDAGTRTYYATVTAYSGRAIRSELIETLDFVSFRITPLGGDATLNKGMALFPRRIGGKYAMIGRQDNENLYLITSDSLTDWNGGTPILKPLFPWEFIQIGNCGSPIELDEGWLLLTHGVGPVRKYAIGAVLLDKSDPTKVLARAREPLIGPQPSEREGYVPNVVYTCGALRHGNMVVLPYATSDTFTRFSIIPIPALLDIMRH; encoded by the coding sequence GTGGTCATCCGCCCGTTTCGCCCGTCGACGGAACCGCGCGACCTCAATACGGCGGACAAGGCCAGAACCAACCACATCGTCGATCGGGTGCTGGCGCTGGGCCCCCAGGCGACGGCGAAACAGCTTGCCGACGTCATCGAGAATTTCGCGGGCCGCCATCGCAATTTCCTCGCCATCTGCGAGACCCGGGCCGACGAGATCGAGGGGGCGCTCGCCCCCCATGCCGCGTTTACCCAGGATCAGCGCCGGCTGCTCGGCGCCTACCTGCTGCATGAATATTCCTTCGAGGCCTCGGCCTTGTTCAATCCGAGCATCGTCGCCCACCCGGATCAGAGCGGCGTGGCGGAAGGCGACCTGCGCTTCGTGCTCAGCCTGCGCGCCGTCGGCGAGGGCCACATTTCGTCGCTGACCTTCCGCTCGGGCGTGATCCAGGCCGACGGCAATGTCCTGGTCGACATGAAGGCCCGCCTTGCCGAAATCCCGAAGGTGACGAATCGCGTCCTGGGGCCGAATGGCGAGACGGTGGACCTGCGTTTCGATGGCGACGAGGGCCTCTGCGAGCGCGTGATCTTCCCGGTCACCGATGCCCAGTCCAACGGCCTCGAGGATGCCCGCTTCGTGGCCTTCGACGACGCCGGGACGCGGACCTACTATGCGACCGTCACCGCCTACAGCGGGCGCGCCATCCGTTCCGAGCTGATCGAAACCTTGGACTTCGTGTCCTTCCGCATCACGCCGCTTGGCGGCGATGCGACGCTGAACAAGGGCATGGCGCTTTTTCCGCGCAGGATCGGCGGCAAGTACGCCATGATCGGCCGCCAGGACAACGAAAACCTCTACCTGATCACCTCCGACAGCCTGACCGACTGGAACGGCGGCACGCCGATCCTGAAGCCGCTCTTTCCGTGGGAGTTCATCCAGATCGGCAATTGCGGCTCGCCGATCGAACTCGACGAGGGCTGGCTGCTGCTGACCCACGGCGTCGGCCCGGTGCGCAAGTACGCCATCGGCGCCGTCCTTCTCGACAAGTCCGACCCGACGAAAGTGCTGGCCCGCGCCCGCGAGCCGCTGATCGGCCCGCAACCTTCGGAACGCGAGGGATACGTGCCGAATGTCGTCTATACCTGCGGCGCGCTTCGCCACGGCAACATGGTCGTCCTGCCCTATGCCACCTCCGACACGTTCACCCGTTTTTCGATCATTCCGATCCCGGCGCTGCTCGACATCATGCGGCACTGA
- a CDS encoding glycosyltransferase family 4 protein — MIAGTVVPLSKLKRVAFLGNSLPRRCGIATFTTDIQQAVAGARPCLETSIVAMTDRGQTYAYPKTVRIEIKDDRPEDYLAAADHLNRSHVDVVSLQHEFGIFGGEAGGNILALLSRLTMPVVTTLHTVLAEPTPAQRHVFELIIEASSRLVVMAEKGRDMLQRLYGVPAHKIEVIAHGIPDAPFARSDAVKRRMGYGGRPVILTFGLLSPNKGIEVVIDAMPMILEGSPTAVYIVLGATHPHLVRDEGEAYRESLVARVAALGIEDHVVFLDRFVDLKTLLRHISMCDVYVTPYLDEAQMTSGTLAYSFGLGRAIVSTPYWHASELLADGGGILVPFRDRQAIGRAVSGLLTDDDRRQALSLTAYARSRSMTWANTAERYIEVFESVRPERPVAVLAPRVVSARSHAGDLPPELRLGHLAAMCDATGLYQHAVHSIPDRAHGYCVDDNARGLLLASVLEDSADPGLPELMTSRFAAFVQHAWNPDTRRFRNFMSFDRRWLEDTGSEDSHGRTLWALGECARRDATPSRRRWASALFEQALPSVEGFHSPRAFAATLLGLDAFCRAYPDDPTAELMRLLLADRLMESLAAAGTPDWVWFEDGLSYDNARLPQALIVTGLATGLAPYVQAGLKSLRWLMALQTSPSGLFRPVGSRSFGASRTPPEAFDQQPLEAAAAISACLAAWRAEDDPLWKRDAERAFAWFLGANDLAIPLVDVETGSCRDGLHPDRANENRGGESVVCYLLGLSEIRRMARARGDRPTRLVAHQVLNFLAPALLPNPIH, encoded by the coding sequence GTGATCGCGGGAACCGTCGTTCCCCTGTCCAAGCTCAAGCGTGTCGCCTTCCTCGGCAATTCCCTGCCTCGCCGTTGCGGGATCGCGACCTTCACGACGGACATTCAGCAGGCGGTCGCCGGCGCCCGCCCCTGTCTGGAAACCTCCATCGTGGCGATGACGGATCGCGGGCAGACCTATGCCTACCCGAAGACGGTGCGCATCGAGATCAAGGACGACCGGCCGGAGGACTATCTGGCGGCGGCCGATCATCTCAACCGCTCCCATGTGGATGTCGTCAGCCTTCAGCACGAGTTCGGCATTTTCGGCGGCGAGGCCGGCGGCAACATCCTGGCGCTGCTTTCCCGCCTGACCATGCCGGTCGTCACCACGCTTCATACCGTGCTCGCCGAGCCGACGCCCGCGCAGCGGCACGTGTTCGAACTGATCATCGAGGCGTCGTCGCGCCTTGTCGTGATGGCCGAGAAGGGCCGCGACATGCTGCAACGCCTCTATGGCGTGCCGGCGCACAAGATCGAGGTCATCGCGCACGGCATTCCGGATGCCCCGTTCGCGCGCTCGGACGCCGTCAAGCGCCGCATGGGCTATGGCGGCCGGCCGGTCATCCTCACCTTCGGGCTGCTGTCGCCCAACAAGGGCATCGAGGTGGTGATCGACGCCATGCCGATGATCCTCGAGGGCAGCCCCACGGCCGTCTACATCGTGCTTGGCGCCACCCACCCCCACCTGGTCCGCGACGAGGGCGAGGCCTACCGCGAAAGCCTGGTGGCGCGCGTCGCCGCGCTGGGCATCGAGGATCATGTCGTCTTTCTCGACCGGTTCGTCGACCTGAAAACGCTGCTCCGCCACATTTCGATGTGCGACGTCTATGTCACGCCCTATCTCGACGAGGCGCAGATGACGTCGGGGACGCTGGCCTACAGTTTCGGGCTGGGCCGGGCCATCGTTTCCACCCCCTATTGGCACGCCAGCGAACTGCTGGCCGACGGCGGCGGCATCCTGGTGCCGTTCCGCGACCGCCAGGCCATCGGCCGCGCCGTCTCGGGGCTGCTGACCGACGACGACCGCCGGCAGGCGCTGTCGCTCACGGCCTACGCGCGCAGCCGCTCGATGACCTGGGCCAACACCGCCGAGCGCTATATCGAGGTTTTCGAAAGCGTTCGCCCGGAACGCCCGGTCGCCGTGCTTGCCCCGCGCGTCGTATCGGCCCGCAGCCACGCGGGGGACCTGCCGCCCGAACTTCGGCTCGGCCATCTGGCGGCGATGTGCGACGCCACCGGCCTTTATCAGCACGCGGTCCATTCGATTCCCGACCGCGCCCACGGTTATTGCGTCGACGACAACGCGCGCGGCCTGCTTCTCGCCTCGGTGCTGGAGGATTCCGCCGACCCCGGCCTGCCGGAGCTGATGACGTCCCGGTTCGCCGCGTTCGTGCAGCATGCGTGGAACCCCGACACCCGGCGATTTCGCAATTTCATGAGCTTCGACCGCCGCTGGCTCGAGGACACGGGGTCCGAGGACAGCCACGGACGGACGCTGTGGGCGCTTGGCGAATGCGCCCGGCGCGACGCCACGCCGTCCAGGCGGCGCTGGGCCAGCGCGCTGTTCGAGCAGGCGCTGCCGAGCGTGGAAGGTTTCCACTCGCCACGCGCCTTCGCGGCCACCCTGCTCGGTCTCGACGCCTTTTGCCGGGCCTATCCCGACGACCCGACGGCCGAGCTGATGCGGCTGTTGTTGGCCGACCGCCTGATGGAATCGCTGGCCGCCGCCGGGACGCCGGACTGGGTGTGGTTCGAGGACGGACTGTCGTACGACAACGCGCGGCTGCCGCAGGCCCTGATCGTCACCGGCCTAGCGACCGGGCTTGCCCCCTATGTGCAGGCCGGGCTCAAGTCGCTGCGCTGGCTGATGGCGCTCCAGACGTCGCCGTCCGGCCTGTTCCGGCCGGTCGGATCGCGGAGTTTCGGCGCCTCGCGCACGCCGCCGGAAGCCTTCGACCAGCAGCCGCTGGAGGCCGCCGCGGCGATTTCCGCCTGTCTTGCGGCCTGGCGCGCCGAGGACGATCCGCTGTGGAAACGCGACGCCGAACGCGCCTTCGCGTGGTTCCTCGGCGCCAACGACCTGGCGATTCCCCTGGTCGATGTCGAAACCGGGAGCTGCCGCGACGGATTGCATCCGGACCGGGCCAACGAAAACCGCGGCGGCGAATCGGTCGTCTGCTATCTGCTGGGCCTGAGCGAAATCCGCCGCATGGCCCGAGCCCGCGGGGACCGGCCGACCCGGCTTGTCGCCCATCAGGTCCTGAACTTTCTCGCTCCGGCCCTTCTGCCGAATCCAATCCACTAA